A window from Betta splendens chromosome 1, fBetSpl5.4, whole genome shotgun sequence encodes these proteins:
- the sorbs2a gene encoding proline-rich protein 36 isoform X16 → MNTDSGGCARKSVALSLILSPMKRVQSSPNLATGSDSHSSDLDSWRSHSATDGLRNGDANSSSLAAKGFRSVRPNLQDKKSPTQDVNHVPLPPPRRESFHLSVGTNAQADGFSPSTLTFAQNEKSVLKESYTISSTSSCVFSETGAHPIAQEHQPAFPNDISICSASASTNKQVQARKVSSLKLTPVTIADPPVHLNSYLNVEPKTQTTGSPPPTSSPSQRLPILSQPLTQTALLSVHLSPENLKNLGPQPSNPTVELKAPAQAQAHTTHPTQCQLEAPPAVPPRPSPAELLGQVLSHAMNGSTGHPQRPLSPPSYPPPPPSLHTGLQRQSRSSEGSESITRESMVSGLTSVSSTVPIARFSEEEKKVSIIKAPHYEGIGPVDESGIPIAIRTTVDRPKDWYKTMFKQIHKVHKADDDYSDTYNASYAIINNDDHSLSSGTTMAHPAPRTHTYRPLSKSPSNNGGCLGPREHSPSPVPPPPPAMQSLLQLRARDSEREKDSPDMNEWGPPDRKVDTRKYRAEPKSIFEYEPGKSSILEHERPPPKKRLDYNPDISARQRIETSLHIASADKTPERPASVASDYRKRRKSEPSSSQANAHSQSRAATSPKPVDACRPSSSSSSSLKKPVIRSSPSSPSRAKDQDVSRTYSTMDGRHTPQSRRPTPDREKQPARAIYDFKAQTPKELTFKKGDAVNIIRQIDNNWYEGEHRGRVGIFPISYVEKMPSSEKPQPIRPPPPAQVREIGEAVARYNFNADTNVELSLRKGEKIIVIRQVDQNWYEGKIPDTNKQGIFPVSYVDIVKRSPSRSSTHHIDPHGYPGNRTPSTTPVKSFHHLHPSSTTCELPLSKPSTRLDFQAVTNEWLSLTMDPSMITPAHSLATTPIPPTPPPLPPDLANFPKAQWPIPSAVPTQRDFAHLPQTISRTPPIKEGLGHTPTILPFTPPPLLSSPPPPDPYSPFISPPPDLSFYNNSCRRPPETAQMLHFNKSKDLSCTVSQKSSSKNLEQHKSTVPMDKTIKTPDVKMRVKDPYDELLSMILDGSTSKDVVEPAKLSVGDSEPVTQTNESKRKWSEPKAAKSHQPASKPPAVSSGRDSAGSARLDVQFHKPVTMEPLTVIWEGQLRSDDEPVASQRWSSVKGKGYTELFIEEEGETLEDKEEDASVMNERLNPQLSHPGVSSPSAPPPLVSFPPFSAASTSVCVSPSSRSQQCDHDTAPLSPPVSPRPPSLPHLSTSPLPPVSLSPPVSPSPLHVSHSPSNISTQRSVSLSSTPPCPSRPVASFAGSESPLLLPALSPSKPASPPLAMPRSPPTVPHQGRRSPKVKQDPVVGGKPPRSPILSRRFYLSPIRGRRRLVQDALQGGGDPYQALYNYMPRNEDELELREGDIVDVMEKCDDGWFVGPLHPFMENSALGKCFYLSLISTFGCGPGFSELE, encoded by the exons ATAGTGGAGGATGCGCTCGCAAAAGCGTGGCCTTGTCACTTATACTTTCACCCATGAAGAGGGTCCAGAGCTCACCAAATCTAGCTACAG GGAGTGATTCTCACTCATCAGACCTAG ATTCTTGGCGATCACACAGTGCCACAGATGGCCTTAGGAATGGAGATGCCAACAGCTCATCTCTTGCAGCTAAAGGCTTTCGCAGTGTCAGGCCCAACCTACAGGACAAAAAGTCACCAACACAG GATGTCAACCATGTGCCTTTGCCACCACCCCGGAGGGAAAGTTTCCACTTGTCCGTCGGCACTAATGCCCAGGCTGATGGTTTTAGCCCTAGCACACTAACATTTGCTCAGAATGAAAAATCAGTTTTGAAAGAGTCCTACACTATCAGTAGCACATCATCCTGTGTCTTCTCGGAGACGGGTGCACACCCCATCGCACAGGAACACCAGCCCGCATTTCCAAATGACATTAGCATATGTAGTGCATCTGCCTCCACTAATAAACAGGTCCAGGCTCGCAAGGTGTCTTCCCTCAAACTAACCCCAGTCACCATTGCTGACCCCCCTGTGCACCTCAACTCTTACCTTAATGTCGAACCTAAGACCCAGACCACAGGCTCCCCTCCACCCACTTCCTCACCATCACAAAGGCTTCCCATCCTTTCTCAGCCCCTGACGCAGACAGCGTTGCTTTCTGTCCATTTGAGCCCGGAGAACCTGAAAAATCTGGGACCTCAGCCTTCAAATCCCACAGTGGAACTCAAAGCCCCTGCTCAAGCCCAAGCTCATACCACACATCCAACTCAATGCCAGCTGGAGGCTCCTCCTGCAGTTCCTCCAAGACCTTCTCCGGCAGAGCTGTTG GGCCAGGTCCTCTCCCACGCAATGAATGGTAGTACTGGCCATCCACAGAGGCCCCTCTCACCTCCATCCtaccctccacctcccccctcaCTGCACACAGGGCTccagagacagagcaggagtTCAG AGGGCAGCGAGTCTATCACCAGAGAATCTATGGTGTCAGGCCTCACCAGTGTCAGCAGTACTGTGCCTATTGCCCGCTtctcagaagaagaaaaaaaggtttCGATTATTAAAGCCCCTCATTATGAAGGCATTGGCCCAGTGGACGAGTCAGGCATCCCAATCGCCATCCGCACG ACGGTGGATAGGCCTAAGGATTGGTACAAAACAATGTTCAAACAAATCCACAAGGTCCATAAAGCAG ATGATGACTACTCAGACACCTACAATGCTTCATATGCCATCATAAACAACG ATGACCACAGCCTGTCATCCGGCACCACCATGGCCCACCCCGCCCCCCGAACACATACATACAGGCCACTGTCAAAGAGCCCCTCCAACAACGGAGGATGTCTTGGGCCTCGGGAACATTCACCATCTCCTGTACCTCCACCACCCCCAGCCATGCAAtccctcctgcagctgaggGCCAGAGACAGTGAACGTGAAAAAGACTCCCCAGATAT GAATGAATGGGGTCCTCCAGACAGGAAAGTGGACACACGAAAGTACCGTGCAGAGCCCAAGAGTATTTTTGAATATGAGCCCGGAAAGTCCTCTATTCTGGAGCATGAAAGACCA CCTCCTAAAAAACGACTGGATTATAATCCAGACATCTCCGCTCGCCAGCGCATTGAG ACGTCTCTGCACATTGCTTCTGCAGACAAGACTCCAGAGAGACCTGCAAG TGTTGCTAGCGACtacagaaaaagaaggaagtcTGAGCCATCAAGTTCCCAAGCGAACGCTCActctcagagcagagctgcaacgTCACCTAAACCGGTGGATGCCTgcaggcccagcagcagcagcagcagcagcctaaAGAAGCCTGTCATTCGGTCCTCACCATCTTCACCCTCCAGAGCCAAAG ACCAGGATGTCTCTAGAACCTATTCCACCATGGATGGACGTCACACTCCCCAGAGCAGAAGACCTACGCCCGACAGAGAG AAACAGCCGGCAAGAGCCATTTATGATTTTAAGGCACAAACGCCTAA GgagctgacatttaaaaagggTGATGCTGTCAACATCATCAGGCAGATAGATAACAACTGGTATGAAGGAGAGCACCGTGGGCGAGTGGGGATATTCCCTATATCCTATGTGGAG AAGATGCCATCTTCAGAGAAACCACAGCCAATTCGACCTCCGCCACCAGCACAGGTCCGGGAGATTGGAGAGGCAGTGGCTCGCTACAACTTCAATGCTGATACAAATGTGGAGCTGTCCCTCAGAAAG GGTGAGAAGATCATTGTGATACGGCAGGTGGATCAGAACTGGTATGAAGGGAAGATCCCAGACACAAACAAGCAGGGCATCTTTCCTGTGTCCTACGTTGACATTGTGAAGCGCTCTCCATCCAGGAGCTCCACTCACCACATAGATCCTCACGGTTACCCTGGCAACAGGACACCAAGCACCACACCTGTCAAG TCTTTCCACCATCTACATCCATCCTCCACCACCTGTGAGCTCCCCTTGTCCAAGCCCTCGACAAGGCTTGATTTTCAAGCTGTCACCAACGAGTGGCTGTCCCTCACAATGGACCCGTCAATGATCACTCCAGCTCACTCCCTCGCTACTACCCCTATACCgcccacacctcctcctcttccacctgACCTTGCAAACTTTCCCAAGGCTCAGTGGCCTATACCCTCAgctgtgccaacacaaagagACTTTGCTCATCTGCCCCAAACCATTTCTAGAACTCCACCTATTAAAGAAGGTTTGGGTCACACCCCGACCATTCTGCCTTTCACACCACCCccccttctttcttctcctccacctccagaccCCTATTCCCCCTTCATCTCTCCACCGCCTGACTTGTCCTTttacaacaacagctgcagacGGCCCCCAGAAACAGCCCAAATGTTACACTTTAATAAGTCAAAAGATTTGTCTTGCACAGTTTCACAAAAGTCTTCCTCCAAAAATCTAGAGCAGCACAAATCCACTGTGCCTATGGACAAAACTATCAAAACCCCTGATGTTAAGATGCGAGTAAAAGACCCTTATGATGAGCTGTTATCCATGATCTTGGATGGTTCTACCAGTAAAGATGTTGTTGAACCTGCCAAATTATCTGTGGGAGATTCTGAACCAGTTACCCAAACTAATGAATCCAAGAGGAAGTGGTCTGAGCCAAAAGCAGCAAAATCCCACCAGCCAGCAAGCAAACCCCCAGCAGTCAGTTCAGGCAGGGACTCAGCAGGCAGTGCCCGGTTAGATGTGCAGTTTCACAAGCCTGTGACAATGGAGCCGCTCACTGTCATCTGGGAGGGGCAGTTAAGGTCAGATGATGAACCAGTCGCATCTCAGAGATGGTCGTCAGTAAAGGGGAAAGGATATACTGAGTTGTTCATTGAGGAAGAAGGTGAAACTTTagaagacaaagaggaagatgCTAGCGTTATGAATGAAAGACTCAATCCACAG CTCTCTCACCCTGGCGTGTCCTCGCCTTCTGCTCCGCCACCTCTCGTCTCATTCCCTCCTTTCTCCGCTGCTTctacttctgtttgtgtttcaccttCTTCACGCTCACAACAGTGTGATCACGACACCgcgcctctctctccacccGTCTCGCCTCGGCCTCCGTCTCTGCCACACCTTTCAACATCCCCCTTAcctccagtctctctctctcctcccgtctcACCGTCTCCCCTCCATGTTTCTCACTCCCCTTCGAACATTTCCACCCAgcgctctgtctctctgtcctcaaCCCCTCCCTGTCCTTCTCGCCCGGTTGCGTCCTTTGCTGGCTCAGagtctcctcttctcctccctgctctgtCTCCCTCTAAACCTGCTTCTCCTCCCCTTGCTATGCCCCGCTCTCCTCCCACTGTACCTCATCAAGGACGTAGGTCTCCCAAGGTTAAG CAGGATCCAGTTGTTGGTGGTAAACCTCCTCGTAGTCCCATCTTGTCCCGGAGGTTCTATCTGTCACCCATTAGAGGTCGAAGG AGATTGGTGCAAGATGCActccaaggaggaggagaccc GTACCAAGCCCTGTACAACTACATGCCGCGCAatgaggacgagctggagctgagggaggGTGATATCGTTGATGTTATGGAGAAGTGTGATGACGGCTGGTTTGTAG GACCTTTACATCCTTTTATGGAAAACTCTGCCCTTGGCAAATGTTTCTATTTGAGTTTAATCTCCACTTTTGGCTGTGGTCCAGGCTTCAGTGAGCTGGAATAG
- the sorbs2a gene encoding sorbin and SH3 domain-containing protein 1 isoform X15, which produces MNTDSGGCARKSVALSLILSPMKRVQSSPNLATGSDSHSSDLDSWRSHSATDGLRNGDANSSSLAAKGFRSVRPNLQDKKSPTQDVNHVPLPPPRRESFHLSVGTNAQADGFSPSTLTFAQNEKSVLKESYTISSTSSCVFSETGAHPIAQEHQPAFPNDISICSASASTNKQVQARKVSSLKLTPVTIADPPVHLNSYLNVEPKTQTTGSPPPTSSPSQRLPILSQPLTQTALLSVHLSPENLKNLGPQPSNPTVELKAPAQAQAHTTHPTQCQLEAPPAVPPRPSPAELLGQVLSHAMNGSTGHPQRPLSPPSYPPPPPSLHTGLQRQSRSSEGSESITRESMVSGLTSVSSTVPIARFSEEEKKVSIIKAPHYEGIGPVDESGIPIAIRTTVDRPKDWYKTMFKQIHKVHKADDDYSDTYNASYAIINNDDHSLSSGTTMAHPAPRTHTYRPLSKSPSNNGGCLGPREHSPSPVPPPPPAMQSLLQLRARDSEREKDSPDMNEWGPPDRKVDTRKYRAEPKSIFEYEPGKSSILEHERPTYDDIDLENEPWYKFFSELEFGRPPPKKRLDYNPDISARQRIETSLHIASADKTPERPASVASDYRKRRKSEPSSSQANAHSQSRAATSPKPVDACRPSSSSSSSLKKPVIRSSPSSPSRAKDQDVSRTYSTMDGRHTPQSRRPTPDREKQPARAIYDFKAQTPKELTFKKGDAVNIIRQIDNNWYEGEHRGRVGIFPISYVEKMPSSEKPQPIRPPPPAQVREIGEAVARYNFNADTNVELSLRKGEKIIVIRQVDQNWYEGKIPDTNKQGIFPVSYVDIVKRSPSRSSTHHIDPHGYPGNRTPSTTPVKSFHHLHPSSTTCELPLSKPSTRLDFQAVTNEWLSLTMDPSMITPAHSLATTPIPPTPPPLPPDLANFPKAQWPIPSAVPTQRDFAHLPQTISRTPPIKEGLGHTPTILPFTPPPLLSSPPPPDPYSPFISPPPDLSFYNNSCRRPPETAQMLHFNKSKDLSCTVSQKSSSKNLEQHKSTVPMDKTIKTPDVKMRVKDPYDELLSMILDGSTSKDVVEPAKLSVGDSEPVTQTNESKRKWSEPKAAKSHQPASKPPAVSSGRDSAGSARLDVQFHKPVTMEPLTVIWEGQLRSDDEPVASQRWSSVKGKGYTELFIEEEGETLEDKEEDASVMNERLNPQLSHPGVSSPSAPPPLVSFPPFSAASTSVCVSPSSRSQQCDHDTAPLSPPVSPRPPSLPHLSTSPLPPVSLSPPVSPSPLHVSHSPSNISTQRSVSLSSTPPCPSRPVASFAGSESPLLLPALSPSKPASPPLAMPRSPPTVPHQGRRSPKVKQDPVVGGKPPRSPILSRRFYLSPIRGRRRLVQDALQGGGDPYQALYNYMPRNEDELELREGDIVDVMEKCDDGWFVGPLHPFMENSALGKCFYLSLISTFGCGPGFSELE; this is translated from the exons ATAGTGGAGGATGCGCTCGCAAAAGCGTGGCCTTGTCACTTATACTTTCACCCATGAAGAGGGTCCAGAGCTCACCAAATCTAGCTACAG GGAGTGATTCTCACTCATCAGACCTAG ATTCTTGGCGATCACACAGTGCCACAGATGGCCTTAGGAATGGAGATGCCAACAGCTCATCTCTTGCAGCTAAAGGCTTTCGCAGTGTCAGGCCCAACCTACAGGACAAAAAGTCACCAACACAG GATGTCAACCATGTGCCTTTGCCACCACCCCGGAGGGAAAGTTTCCACTTGTCCGTCGGCACTAATGCCCAGGCTGATGGTTTTAGCCCTAGCACACTAACATTTGCTCAGAATGAAAAATCAGTTTTGAAAGAGTCCTACACTATCAGTAGCACATCATCCTGTGTCTTCTCGGAGACGGGTGCACACCCCATCGCACAGGAACACCAGCCCGCATTTCCAAATGACATTAGCATATGTAGTGCATCTGCCTCCACTAATAAACAGGTCCAGGCTCGCAAGGTGTCTTCCCTCAAACTAACCCCAGTCACCATTGCTGACCCCCCTGTGCACCTCAACTCTTACCTTAATGTCGAACCTAAGACCCAGACCACAGGCTCCCCTCCACCCACTTCCTCACCATCACAAAGGCTTCCCATCCTTTCTCAGCCCCTGACGCAGACAGCGTTGCTTTCTGTCCATTTGAGCCCGGAGAACCTGAAAAATCTGGGACCTCAGCCTTCAAATCCCACAGTGGAACTCAAAGCCCCTGCTCAAGCCCAAGCTCATACCACACATCCAACTCAATGCCAGCTGGAGGCTCCTCCTGCAGTTCCTCCAAGACCTTCTCCGGCAGAGCTGTTG GGCCAGGTCCTCTCCCACGCAATGAATGGTAGTACTGGCCATCCACAGAGGCCCCTCTCACCTCCATCCtaccctccacctcccccctcaCTGCACACAGGGCTccagagacagagcaggagtTCAG AGGGCAGCGAGTCTATCACCAGAGAATCTATGGTGTCAGGCCTCACCAGTGTCAGCAGTACTGTGCCTATTGCCCGCTtctcagaagaagaaaaaaaggtttCGATTATTAAAGCCCCTCATTATGAAGGCATTGGCCCAGTGGACGAGTCAGGCATCCCAATCGCCATCCGCACG ACGGTGGATAGGCCTAAGGATTGGTACAAAACAATGTTCAAACAAATCCACAAGGTCCATAAAGCAG ATGATGACTACTCAGACACCTACAATGCTTCATATGCCATCATAAACAACG ATGACCACAGCCTGTCATCCGGCACCACCATGGCCCACCCCGCCCCCCGAACACATACATACAGGCCACTGTCAAAGAGCCCCTCCAACAACGGAGGATGTCTTGGGCCTCGGGAACATTCACCATCTCCTGTACCTCCACCACCCCCAGCCATGCAAtccctcctgcagctgaggGCCAGAGACAGTGAACGTGAAAAAGACTCCCCAGATAT GAATGAATGGGGTCCTCCAGACAGGAAAGTGGACACACGAAAGTACCGTGCAGAGCCCAAGAGTATTTTTGAATATGAGCCCGGAAAGTCCTCTATTCTGGAGCATGAAAGACCA ACCTATGATGACATAGATTTAGAGAACGAGCCTTGGTATAAGTTCTTTTCCGAGCTGGAGTTTGGGCGGCCG CCTCCTAAAAAACGACTGGATTATAATCCAGACATCTCCGCTCGCCAGCGCATTGAG ACGTCTCTGCACATTGCTTCTGCAGACAAGACTCCAGAGAGACCTGCAAG TGTTGCTAGCGACtacagaaaaagaaggaagtcTGAGCCATCAAGTTCCCAAGCGAACGCTCActctcagagcagagctgcaacgTCACCTAAACCGGTGGATGCCTgcaggcccagcagcagcagcagcagcagcctaaAGAAGCCTGTCATTCGGTCCTCACCATCTTCACCCTCCAGAGCCAAAG ACCAGGATGTCTCTAGAACCTATTCCACCATGGATGGACGTCACACTCCCCAGAGCAGAAGACCTACGCCCGACAGAGAG AAACAGCCGGCAAGAGCCATTTATGATTTTAAGGCACAAACGCCTAA GgagctgacatttaaaaagggTGATGCTGTCAACATCATCAGGCAGATAGATAACAACTGGTATGAAGGAGAGCACCGTGGGCGAGTGGGGATATTCCCTATATCCTATGTGGAG AAGATGCCATCTTCAGAGAAACCACAGCCAATTCGACCTCCGCCACCAGCACAGGTCCGGGAGATTGGAGAGGCAGTGGCTCGCTACAACTTCAATGCTGATACAAATGTGGAGCTGTCCCTCAGAAAG GGTGAGAAGATCATTGTGATACGGCAGGTGGATCAGAACTGGTATGAAGGGAAGATCCCAGACACAAACAAGCAGGGCATCTTTCCTGTGTCCTACGTTGACATTGTGAAGCGCTCTCCATCCAGGAGCTCCACTCACCACATAGATCCTCACGGTTACCCTGGCAACAGGACACCAAGCACCACACCTGTCAAG TCTTTCCACCATCTACATCCATCCTCCACCACCTGTGAGCTCCCCTTGTCCAAGCCCTCGACAAGGCTTGATTTTCAAGCTGTCACCAACGAGTGGCTGTCCCTCACAATGGACCCGTCAATGATCACTCCAGCTCACTCCCTCGCTACTACCCCTATACCgcccacacctcctcctcttccacctgACCTTGCAAACTTTCCCAAGGCTCAGTGGCCTATACCCTCAgctgtgccaacacaaagagACTTTGCTCATCTGCCCCAAACCATTTCTAGAACTCCACCTATTAAAGAAGGTTTGGGTCACACCCCGACCATTCTGCCTTTCACACCACCCccccttctttcttctcctccacctccagaccCCTATTCCCCCTTCATCTCTCCACCGCCTGACTTGTCCTTttacaacaacagctgcagacGGCCCCCAGAAACAGCCCAAATGTTACACTTTAATAAGTCAAAAGATTTGTCTTGCACAGTTTCACAAAAGTCTTCCTCCAAAAATCTAGAGCAGCACAAATCCACTGTGCCTATGGACAAAACTATCAAAACCCCTGATGTTAAGATGCGAGTAAAAGACCCTTATGATGAGCTGTTATCCATGATCTTGGATGGTTCTACCAGTAAAGATGTTGTTGAACCTGCCAAATTATCTGTGGGAGATTCTGAACCAGTTACCCAAACTAATGAATCCAAGAGGAAGTGGTCTGAGCCAAAAGCAGCAAAATCCCACCAGCCAGCAAGCAAACCCCCAGCAGTCAGTTCAGGCAGGGACTCAGCAGGCAGTGCCCGGTTAGATGTGCAGTTTCACAAGCCTGTGACAATGGAGCCGCTCACTGTCATCTGGGAGGGGCAGTTAAGGTCAGATGATGAACCAGTCGCATCTCAGAGATGGTCGTCAGTAAAGGGGAAAGGATATACTGAGTTGTTCATTGAGGAAGAAGGTGAAACTTTagaagacaaagaggaagatgCTAGCGTTATGAATGAAAGACTCAATCCACAG CTCTCTCACCCTGGCGTGTCCTCGCCTTCTGCTCCGCCACCTCTCGTCTCATTCCCTCCTTTCTCCGCTGCTTctacttctgtttgtgtttcaccttCTTCACGCTCACAACAGTGTGATCACGACACCgcgcctctctctccacccGTCTCGCCTCGGCCTCCGTCTCTGCCACACCTTTCAACATCCCCCTTAcctccagtctctctctctcctcccgtctcACCGTCTCCCCTCCATGTTTCTCACTCCCCTTCGAACATTTCCACCCAgcgctctgtctctctgtcctcaaCCCCTCCCTGTCCTTCTCGCCCGGTTGCGTCCTTTGCTGGCTCAGagtctcctcttctcctccctgctctgtCTCCCTCTAAACCTGCTTCTCCTCCCCTTGCTATGCCCCGCTCTCCTCCCACTGTACCTCATCAAGGACGTAGGTCTCCCAAGGTTAAG CAGGATCCAGTTGTTGGTGGTAAACCTCCTCGTAGTCCCATCTTGTCCCGGAGGTTCTATCTGTCACCCATTAGAGGTCGAAGG AGATTGGTGCAAGATGCActccaaggaggaggagaccc GTACCAAGCCCTGTACAACTACATGCCGCGCAatgaggacgagctggagctgagggaggGTGATATCGTTGATGTTATGGAGAAGTGTGATGACGGCTGGTTTGTAG GACCTTTACATCCTTTTATGGAAAACTCTGCCCTTGGCAAATGTTTCTATTTGAGTTTAATCTCCACTTTTGGCTGTGGTCCAGGCTTCAGTGAGCTGGAATAG